Proteins encoded by one window of Streptomyces uncialis:
- a CDS encoding sensor histidine kinase: MQRVYDFLRRHPTGVDSFWAVVLLGLNCAALISARNNPEALAEEPPGAVLGVPSLLVTVALSLVVALRRRWPERMLVLATLTGLAQIAIDVPTMLSDFALLVIVYTVAADGVAWASRFALIAGFAAAPLSMLRWPDPATDIVRSVFFTIFMMVPFALAWVLGDSIRTRRAYLAQLEERAARLEREREAQSKVAVAAERARIARELHDVVAHNVSVMVVQADGAAYVLDAAPDQARKALETISGTGRQALAEMRRLLGVLRTGEPEESGEYVPQPDVEQLDDLIEQVRTSGLPVDFKVEGTPRPLPSGVELTAYRIVQEALTNTRKHGGPNTGASVRLVYFDDGLGLLVEDDGKGAPHELYEEGGADGQGHGLIGMRERVGMVGGTLDAGPRPGGGFRISVLLPLKPAH; encoded by the coding sequence GTGCAGCGCGTCTATGACTTCCTCCGCAGACACCCGACCGGTGTCGACTCCTTCTGGGCCGTCGTCCTGCTGGGTCTGAACTGCGCTGCCCTGATCAGTGCGAGGAACAACCCCGAGGCGCTGGCGGAGGAGCCCCCCGGGGCCGTGCTGGGCGTCCCCTCCCTGCTCGTCACCGTGGCGCTGTCCCTGGTCGTCGCGCTGCGCCGCCGCTGGCCCGAGCGGATGCTGGTCCTCGCCACGCTGACCGGTCTCGCGCAGATCGCGATCGACGTGCCCACGATGCTGTCCGACTTCGCGCTGCTCGTGATCGTCTACACGGTGGCGGCGGACGGGGTGGCCTGGGCGTCCCGCTTCGCGCTGATCGCGGGGTTCGCCGCCGCGCCGCTGTCGATGCTCCGCTGGCCGGACCCCGCGACGGACATCGTCCGCTCGGTGTTCTTCACGATCTTCATGATGGTGCCGTTCGCGCTCGCCTGGGTGCTCGGTGACTCGATCCGCACCCGGCGCGCCTATCTGGCGCAGCTGGAGGAGCGCGCGGCCCGGCTGGAGCGGGAACGCGAGGCACAGTCCAAGGTCGCCGTGGCCGCCGAGCGTGCGCGTATCGCGCGTGAGCTGCACGATGTCGTCGCGCACAACGTGTCCGTGATGGTGGTCCAGGCCGATGGCGCCGCCTATGTCCTCGACGCCGCCCCCGATCAGGCCCGCAAGGCGCTGGAGACCATCTCCGGCACCGGCCGGCAGGCCCTCGCGGAGATGCGCCGGCTGCTCGGCGTGCTGCGCACCGGGGAACCCGAGGAGTCCGGCGAGTACGTCCCGCAGCCCGATGTCGAGCAGCTCGACGATCTGATCGAGCAGGTCCGCACCTCGGGGCTCCCCGTCGACTTCAAGGTCGAGGGCACCCCCCGCCCGCTGCCCAGCGGGGTCGAGCTGACCGCCTACCGCATCGTCCAGGAAGCCCTGACGAACACCCGTAAGCACGGCGGCCCCAACACCGGCGCGAGCGTGCGCCTGGTCTACTTCGACGACGGCCTCGGCCTGCTCGTCGAGGACGACGGCAAGGGGGCGCCCCACGAGCTGTACGAGGAGGGCGGCGCCGACGGCCAGGGCCACGGCCTCATCGGGATGCGCGAACGCGTCGGCATGGTCGGCGGAACCCTGGACGCGGGCCCCCGGCCGGGCGGAGGTTTCCGGATCAGTGTCCTGCTCCCCCTGAAACCCGCACACTGA
- a CDS encoding response regulator encodes MSSIRVMLVDDQVLLRTGFRMVLAAQPDMEVVAEAGDGVEALQVLRGAEVDVVLMDVRMPKLDGVETTRRICADQDPPKVLILTTFDLDEYAFSGLKAGASGFMLKDVPPGELLAAIRSVHSGDAVVAPSTTRRLLDRFAPMLPATGVQPQHKRLERLTEREREVMMLVAQGLSNGEIAARLVLSEATVKTHVGRILTKLGLRDRVQVVVLAYETGLVRAGGGAH; translated from the coding sequence ATGTCCTCGATCCGGGTGATGCTCGTCGACGACCAGGTGCTTCTGCGCACCGGCTTCCGGATGGTGCTCGCCGCCCAGCCGGACATGGAGGTCGTCGCGGAAGCGGGCGACGGGGTCGAGGCCCTCCAGGTGCTGCGCGGCGCCGAGGTCGACGTCGTCCTCATGGATGTCCGCATGCCCAAGCTGGACGGTGTGGAGACCACCCGCCGGATCTGCGCGGACCAGGACCCCCCGAAGGTCCTCATCCTGACCACGTTCGACCTCGACGAGTACGCCTTCTCCGGGCTGAAGGCCGGGGCGTCCGGGTTCATGCTCAAGGACGTGCCCCCCGGTGAGCTGCTCGCCGCGATCAGGTCCGTGCACAGCGGTGACGCCGTGGTCGCCCCGTCGACCACCCGGCGGCTGCTGGACCGCTTCGCGCCGATGCTCCCGGCGACCGGCGTGCAGCCCCAGCACAAGCGGCTGGAGCGGCTCACCGAGCGGGAACGCGAGGTCATGATGCTGGTCGCCCAGGGGCTGTCCAACGGCGAGATCGCGGCCCGTCTGGTGCTGTCCGAGGCCACGGTGAAGACCCATGTGGGACGCATCCTCACCAAGCTCGGACTGCGTGACCGGGTACAGGTCGTCGTCCTCGCCTACGAGACGGGCCTGGTGCGCGCCGGAGGCGGCGCCCACTGA
- a CDS encoding DUF5937 family protein, whose product MSVRIDIAGLPQERIVFEASPLAELGLALHALAEPGHHPGLHGWATATAASLKPDLADRLCEADFLWRTTFSDIFMAFAGLPDGSGRPGATLAEELDVLDRVPDERFVDAALEFTCSHSYDVGKPSPLIDPDRRAQVMELAATRGPQQVDFARRLLTDPADVRAWVRRLLEDCDEAFFADTWRRVQGQLVADARHKTELLRHKGLPEAVAAVSPALSVDDDRRRLTVDKLAHGTTTAVDPAVGPGLVFIPSHFGWPHLLALHAPGWRPVVQYPVSAGELPAPPVELLERRLEALSHPIRLRICRNIARSPYTTGELAYALGISAPEVSRHLAVLKKAGLISTRRRGRYVLHQLDVTVVARLGSDFLEGILR is encoded by the coding sequence ATGAGCGTGCGTATCGACATCGCGGGGCTGCCCCAGGAGCGGATCGTCTTCGAGGCGTCCCCGCTCGCCGAGCTGGGGCTCGCCCTGCACGCGCTCGCCGAGCCGGGCCACCATCCGGGGCTGCACGGCTGGGCGACGGCCACGGCCGCGTCGCTCAAGCCCGATCTGGCGGACCGGCTGTGCGAGGCGGACTTCCTGTGGCGTACGACGTTCTCGGACATCTTCATGGCGTTCGCGGGTCTGCCCGACGGCTCGGGCCGACCGGGGGCGACGCTCGCGGAGGAGCTGGACGTCCTGGACCGGGTGCCCGACGAACGGTTCGTCGACGCCGCCCTTGAGTTCACGTGCAGCCACAGCTACGACGTGGGCAAGCCGTCCCCGCTCATCGATCCGGACCGGCGGGCGCAGGTCATGGAGCTGGCGGCGACCCGGGGCCCCCAGCAGGTCGACTTCGCGCGGCGGCTGCTGACGGACCCGGCGGATGTCCGCGCGTGGGTGCGCAGACTGCTGGAGGACTGCGACGAGGCGTTCTTCGCCGACACCTGGCGCCGGGTGCAAGGCCAGCTCGTGGCCGACGCCCGCCACAAGACGGAGCTCCTGCGGCACAAGGGCCTGCCGGAGGCGGTCGCGGCGGTCTCCCCGGCCCTCTCGGTGGACGACGACCGCAGACGGCTCACGGTCGACAAGCTCGCCCACGGCACCACCACCGCGGTGGACCCGGCCGTGGGTCCCGGGCTGGTCTTCATCCCCTCGCACTTCGGCTGGCCGCATCTGCTGGCGCTGCACGCCCCCGGCTGGCGGCCGGTCGTCCAGTACCCGGTCTCGGCGGGCGAGCTGCCCGCGCCGCCGGTGGAGCTGCTGGAGCGGCGGCTGGAGGCCCTGTCCCACCCGATCAGGCTGCGCATCTGCCGCAACATCGCCCGCTCCCCGTACACGACCGGCGAGCTGGCCTACGCGCTCGGTATCAGCGCGCCCGAGGTCTCCCGTCATCTCGCGGTGCTGAAGAAGGCCGGACTGATCAGCACCCGTCGGCGCGGACGCTATGTGCTGCACCAGCTCGACGTGACCGTCGTGGCGCGCCTCGGTTCGGACTTCCTGGAGGGCATCCTGCGCTGA